One region of Strongyloides ratti genome assembly S_ratti_ED321, chromosome : X genomic DNA includes:
- a CDS encoding Filamin/ABP280 repeat and Calponin homology domain and Immunoglobulin-like fold domain and Immunoglobulin E-set domain and Filamin/ABP280 repeat-like-containing protein, translating to MPVNVGSENVSGNEINTKEDIRDSINNDILEYNKNTNNSNDKKNFLANPAWKDIQYNTFTRWVNHKLQGTDIQLTNLEDGISDGVTLIKLCQILSGKRINSINKKVNFTAQRQENISLALTFLENVEKIRLVNIDSQHILDKNTKLVLGLIWTLILNYSIGRTPPTTDKNILNNNEKRHSKNLNNNDIDMTPNQRLISWIRTKLPHDLPICNFTSDWNDGVALGALVEACCPGLNLKWKEYNPKDALKNTEKAMKYAEKYLDISSLIKPEELINPNVDEKSVMTFLSQFPHAKYKSVDGEYILTNGNICRVGSEYMFILNVLNNKVECEISIIDEQNTKLIASINRHNKNEYKISFTPETEGLHTIDIRLFNNITNDEKKLNTFTLKAIDKPKLKELFYGVPFHQVTKFVVINLLPNDFLEVYIVDPKGILVQSTITDIAESNNKEIQFKPTIVGVYSINVLVNKCQISQSPFPVTCHIPQECLLYGNGINNSDHLVGDEIFIVTETNSIDDLEVDVIVVNSKKEKRNLSNDCVKEFSRKCTIKRTFIFIPQESGEYYIHVNSNGEHIAESPYKIYVYDASSENIIVTGPGIREGILNQRTHFYVRSTTGNLPSLDFKFKGFSDPKDEMIPISENEMICFFTPTEDGFGIIEITKEDGEHLTGSPFNIRIYEEDEYDKLRGDNLVLDVNDRVLNAEADDVTSLKLLAKDSSVSPVVTLRDQDNKKQDINLVKCQTGSETMFKIEMNKVKPGNYVLEITDEKGVHAQNSPLVLRFSKSIDISKLKIFGPAIDEICFVNSKTHFFVDAQDVGNGEVGIALLNKKKDEEINIFIEEKSNGIFKIEFTPEEDGIHILKVRFCDIVLPEKIIDIKPIPKPIGIKINGLKDDETIPIGYHIYFSVDINNQKQYGLGLQTVLNVNDSKPNFFIKMEQDKEDPNIYKALYIPNDVGLHVIHVLFDEYLIGKYQYHVNNNILPDNVVASGKGLYEATVNEENFIQIDTRFGGCGLLSFFIENHPEVKTKIIGDKGGICDVVFVPKTVGVHLLHIQFGPENIPIKGSPFKINVENQYNPKLIKVCGKGFRKARIGIVNKFTIDTSETKKRPLDIKFFPDNYISYKLINKDDGHIHKIEYEVDDKLLDNEIEMIIYYDNNEISSKRFTVKPPTELQNIKISSKNSKFPSDLVAFEHPKLYLDVTDAGKVDHVKFRILHIETNVEVISEIDIAEDDMCFLINWTPLYSGEYKLFLNYKDQEIPLNCKSIIVKEMFNLEKCFAILTNLPDVVLINQPFKISFNIDNQLPLVFDYFQVYISNQGSTFNIQQDAIDPYIFHVFIKAKKTGMFKVLGYYGGGLIPGSGTKSLLALNDNEIYNHQYKIKRNCSSVENKNQKYNAYDRTSKTNFSSSIEDNNANRTNCNNAPFILNNKINKEDNLNTSEILDKHFVVKLKEEQNKNTLAFVTMPNGEIEPAKIIDNGDGTVTVNYRANTQGLHQLALSHNGMNVEGSPLSFYVDNSNHDNITVFGPGLSKAIVGEPSEFTIFAKKNHAKDFNITCEGPAKVNIKCHDNKDGSVSVTWVPPIPGDYILKCLVGGKPIAGSPFKAHATGTSNQRTHLSISSTSEVSLAIPHVDTRGYSAVIRTPHGIEEPCIIRHIDSSHLGVSFTPREIGEHLITVSLFGTILPKNPYRIKVDQNQVGNAGKVKISGDGISNAKTLTENIFTIDTRSAGFGGVSLSLLGPTKAPIICKENKDGVMKFAYNPSEPGTYILSAKFADEHITGSPYSINVTGRSGGQIRTTLTENISAIPMCLENSKCTMYITLMNANPMDVTAKILHPDGKSDDVVVRQSQDNLYEICFDTKKEGMYALSIFYKDSHIRGSPYQYTVGQFKDQGVHKVRAGGNGLVRGETNSKNVVNIYTREAGEGKLDFTIDGPTKADLKFVEHKNGCNEVQYKVTKPGEYTIGVKWNDVHIPDSPFKVYVAPSTGESRLLELGIFPGGSIPINKPCTFNLYTHEAKGSIEAKLLTPSGATGHEEPIDCIPIDENESYVLRFIPKEPGNHYVHITLDGAPMRDSPFRVRVGDVGEFDPTAIFLSGDGLKGGTTGHPCEFLINTINAGAGRLLIDVNGPSKVSLDAFEIDKGYDVKFTAFTPGDYYATIKYNGVHIPSSPMKIVIVGDAVSKHQEPDQATVIIDAVAKTPKGNVATAPEYSGDASKVKVYGPGLQKFFAGRISNFTVDTALTGPNLLFVGVCTAKGPCEEVSVKNHGRGQYIVNYKIMERQKAFIYIKYGDQQVPGSPFSVDF from the exons ATGCCTGTCAATGTGGGAAGTGAAAATGTATCAggaaatgaaataaatacaaaagaAGACATAAGAGATagtattaataatgatatcttagaatataataaaaatacaaacaatagtaatgataaaaaaaattttttggcAAATCCTGCTTGGAAAGACATTCAATATAATACATTTACACGTTGGGTTAACCATAAATTACAAGGAACTGATATTCAATTGACAAATCTTGAAGATGGAATTTCTGATGGTGttacattaataaaactttgCCAAATTCTTTCTGGAAAACGTATTAatagtattaataaaaaagttaacttTACTGCTCAACGCCAAGAAAATATTTCACTTGCATTAACTTTTCTAGaaaatgttgaaaaaataaGACTAGTCAATATTGATTCACAAcatattttagataaaaatacaaaattagTTCTAGGTCTTATATGGACGTTAATTTTGAATTACTCAATTGGCAGAACACCTCCTACaactgataaaaatatattaaataacaatGAGAAACGGcatagtaaaaatttaaataataatgatattgatATGACACCTAATCAAAGATTAATTTCATGGATAAGAACAAAACTTCCTCATGACTTACCTATTTGTAATTTTACAAGTGACTGGAATGATGGTGTTGCACTAGGAGCATTAGTTGAAGCATGTTGTCCTGGTTTAAACCTTAAATGGAAAGAATATAATCCCAAAGAtgcattaaaaaatacaGAAAAAGCAATGAAGTATGCAGAGAAATATCTTGATATTTCTTCTTTAATAAAACCTGAAGAATTAATAAATCCAAATGTTGATGAAAAATCTGTAATGACATTTTTGTCACAATTCCCCCATGCTAAATATAAATCTGTTGATGGTGAATATATACTTACTAATGGTAACATTTGCCGCGTTGGATCAGAGTACATGTTCATTTTAAATGTACTTAATAACAAAGTTGAATGTGAAATTTCTATTATAGATGAACAAAATACCAAATTAATAGCATCTATTAATAgacataataaaaatgaatataaaatatcttttacaCCTGAAACAGAAGGTTTACATACAATTGATAtaagattatttaataatattacaaatgacgaaaaaaaattgaatactTTTACATTAAAAGCAATTGACAAACCTAAATTAAAAGAACTTTTTTATGGTGTACCATTCCATCAAGTAACAAAATTTGTTgtaataaatcttttacCAAATGACTTTTTAGAAGTATATATTGTTGATCCAAAAGGTATACTAGTACAAAGTACAATTACAGATATTGCTGAAAGTAACAACAAAGAAATACAATTTAAACCAACTATTGTTGGTGTATATTCAATAAATGTACTTGTTAATAAATGCCAAATATCACAATCACCTTTTCCAGTAACTTGCCATATTCCTCAAGAATGTCTACTTTATGGTAATGGAATTAATAATAGCGATCATTTAGTTGgtgatgaaatttttattgttacaGAAACAAACTCTATTGATGATTTAGAGGTAGATGTCATTGTTGTTAAttctaaaaaagaaaaaagaaatttaagtAATGATTGTGTCAAGGAATTTTCTAGAAAATGCACGATTAAAAggacatttatatttataccaCAAGAAAGCGGtgaatattatattcatGTTAATAGTAATGGTGAACATATAGCTGAAAGCCCGTATAAG aTATATGTTTATGATGCTTCAAGTGAGAATATTATAGTAACCGGTCCTGGAATACGTGAAGGAATATTAAATCAACGAACACATTTTTATGTTAGAAGCACTACTGGAAATCTTCCTTCTTTAG attttaaatttaaaggaTTTTCTGATCCGAAAGATGAGATGATTCCTATTTCAGAAAATGAAATGATATGCTTTTTTACACCAACTGAGGATGGATTTGGTATTATTGAAATAACTAAAGAAGATGGTGAACATCTTACTGGATCACCTTTTAATATTCGTATATATGAAGAGGATGAATATGATAAACTAAGAGGAGACAATCTAGTGCTTGATGTAAATGATAGAGTTTTAAATGCCGAGGCTGATGATGTTACATCTTTGAAGTTACTGGCAAAAGATTCATCTGTATCTCCTGTTGTTACGTTGAGGGAtcaagataataaaaaacagGATATTAATTTAGTAAAATGTCAAACTGGTAGTGAAACGATGTTTAAAATTGAGATGAACAAAGTAAAACCTGGAAATTATGTTCTTGAAATTACTGATGAGAAGGGTGTACATGCTCAAAATTCACCACTTGTCTTAAGATTTAGTAAGAGCATTGATATATCAAAGCTGAAGATTTTTGGACCTGCAATTGATGAAATCTGCTTTGTTAATTCAAAGACACACTTTTTTGTTGATGCTCAGGATGTTGGAAATGGAGAAGTAGGGATTGCATTACTgaataaaaagaaagatgaggaaattaatatttttattgaagaaaaaagtaatggtatatttaaaatagaatttACCCCAGAAGAAGATGgtattcatattttaaaagtacgATTTTGTGATATTGTTTTACCTGAgaaaataattgatataaaacCAATTCCTAAACCAATtggtattaaaataaatggttTGAAGGATGATg AAACTATTCCGATAGgatatcatatttatttttctgtAGATATCAACAACCAAAAACAATATGGATTGGGATTACAGACtgttttaaatgtaaatgaTTCAAAGccaaacttttttattaaaatggaGCAGGATAAAGAAGACCCCAATATTTACAAAGCATTATATATTCCGAATGATGTTGGTCTTCATGTAATTCATGTACTTTTTGATGAGTATCTTATAGGAAAATATCAATATCATGTAAACAATAATATCTTACCCGATAATGTTGTGGCCTCAGGGAAAGGTTTATATGAAGCAACGGTAAATGAAGAGAATTTTATTCAGATTGATACAAGATTTGGTGGATGTGgacttttatcatttttcattGAAAACCATCCGGAagttaaaacaaaaattattggtGATAAAGGTGGAATATGTGATGTTGTATTTGTACCTAAAACAGTTGGTGTTCATTTATTACATATACAGTTTGGTCCGGAAAACATTCCTATAAAAGGATCACcgtttaaaattaatgttgaAAATCAGTATAACcctaaattaataaaagtatgtGGTAAAGGATTTAGAAAAGCTAGAATAGgaattgtaaataaatttaccatTGATACAtcagaaacaaaaaaaagaccACTTGATATCAAATTTTTCCCTGATAACTATATATCATATAAACTAATTAATAAAGATGATGGTCATATACATAAAATTGAATATGAAGTTGATGATAAATTGTTAGATAATGAGATtgaaatgataatatattatgataataatgagATATCAAGTAAAAGATTTACTGTTAAACCACCCACAGAATTgcaaaacataaaaatttcttcaaaAAATTCCAAATTTCCTAGTGATTTAGTCGCATTTGAACATCCTAAATTGTATTTAGATGTAACTGATGCTGGTAAAGTTGACCATGTTAAATTTAGAATTTTACATATTGAAACAAATGTTGAAGTTATATCAGAAATTGATATTGCTGAAGATGATATgtgttttttaataaattggACACCACTATATAGTGGAGagtataaactttttttaaactataaagATCAAGAAATACCATTAAATTGTAAAAGtattattgttaaagaaATGTTTAATCTCGAAAAATGTTTTGCAATATTGACAAATCTCCCAGATGTTGTTTTGATAAATCAaccttttaaaatatcatttaatattgaCAACCAACTTCCACTTGTTTTTGATTATTTCCAAGTATATATTAGTAATCAAGGAAGTACCTTTAACATACAACAAGATGCCATTGATCCATATATTTTccatgtttttattaaagcaAAAAAAACAGGAATGTTTAAAGTACTAGGTTATTATGGAGGTGGATTAATTCCTGGAAGTGGTACAAAATCTTTATTG gcattaaatgataatgaaatataCAATCATCAGTATAAGATTAAACGCAATTGTTCCTCTGTTGAAAACAAAAATCAGAAATACAATGCATATGATCGAACCTCAAAGACAAATTTTTCGTCATCTATTGAGGATAATAATGCCAATAGAACTAATTGTAACAATGCtccatttattttaaataataaaataaacaaagaG GATAATCTAAATACTTCTGAAATCCTTGATAAACATTTtgttgtaaaattaaaagaagaaCAAAATAAGAATACTTTGGCTTTTGTAACAATGCCAAACGGAGAAATTGAACCTGctaaaattattgataatggAGATGGGACAGTGACTGTTAATTATCGTGCAAATACACAAg gtTTACATCAACTTGCATTATCACATAATGGTATGAATGTTGAAGGATCACCATTAAGTTTTTATGTTGATAATTCAAATCATGATAATATTACTGTTTTTGGACCTGGTTTATCAAAAGCTATTGTAGGTGAACCATCTGAATTTACTATATTTGCAAAAAAGAATCATGCaaaagattttaatattacttgTGAAGGACCAGCCaaagttaatattaaatgtcATGATAATAAAGATGGTAGTGTTTCTGTTACCTGGGTACCACCAATTCCAGgtgattatattttaaaatgtcttGTTGGTGGAAAACCTATAGCAGGTAGTCCATTTAAAGCACATGCAACAGGAACATCTAATCAAAGAACACATTTATCAATAAGTTCAACATCTGAAGTTTCATTAGCCATACCACATGTTGATACAAGAGGATATTCTGCTGTTATAAGAACACCTCATGGTATTGAAGAACCATGTATTATTAGGCATATTGATTCATCACATCTTGGTGTTTCATTTACACCAAGAGAAATTGGTGAACATCTCATAACAGTATCATTATTTGGAACaattttaccaaaaaatCCATATAGAATAAAGGTAGATCAAAATCAAGTAGGAAATGCTggaaaagttaaaatttcaGGTGATGGTATTTCTAATGCAAAAACTCTTacagaaaatatttttacaattgaTACTAGAAGTGCTGGTTTTGGCGGTGTTTCACTTTCATTACTAGGACCAACAAAGGCACCAATTATatgtaaagaaaataaagatgGTGTTATGAAATTTGCTTATAATCCATCAGAACCAggtacatatatattaagtGCTAAATTTGCTGATGAACATATTACTGGAAGTCCATATTCTATTAATGTTACTGGACGATCAGGTGGTCAAATTAGAACAACCCTTACAGAGAATATTTCAGCAATACCTATGTGTTTAGAAAATAGCAAATGTACAATGTATATAACACTCATGAACGCCAATCCTATGGATGTTACAGCTAAAATTCTTCATCCTGATGGTAAATCTGATGATGTTGTTGTAAGACAATCACAAGACAATTTATATGAAATTTGTTTTGATACTAAAAAAGAAGGAATGTATgcattatctattttttataaagatagTCATATTCGTGGTTCACCATATCAATATACTGTTGGTCAATTTAAGGATCAGGGTGTACATAAAGTTCGTGCTGGTGGTAATGGTCTTGTTCGTGGAGAAACAAATAGTAAGAATGTTGTCAATATTTATACAAGAGAAGCTGGAGAAGGAAAATTAGATTTTACTATTGATGGACCAACAAAAGCCGATTTGAAATTTGTAGAACATAAAAATGGATGTAATGAGGTACAATATAAAGTTACAAAACCAGGTGAATATACTATTGGTGTTAAATGGAATGATGTTCATATACCTGATTCACCATTTAAAGTATATGTTGCTCCTTCAACTGGTGAATCAAGACTTCTTGAATTAGGTATATTTCCTGGTGGTTCAATACCTATTAATAAACCATGTACATTCAATTTATATACACATGAAGCTAAAGGAAGTATTGAAGCAAAACTTTTAACACCTAGTGGTGCTACAGGACATGAAGAACCAATTGATTGTATTCCAATTGATGAGAATGAATCATATGTTTTAAGATTTATTCCTAAAGAACCTGGAAATCATTATGTTCATATTACACTTGATGGTGCACCAATGCGTGATTCACCATTCAGAGTTCGTGTTGGTGATGTCGGTGAATTTGATCCAACAGCTATATTTTTGAGTGGTGATGGATTAAAAGGTGGTACAACAGGTCATCCATGTGAATTTCTTATCAATACAATAAATGCTGGAGCGGGAAGATTATTAATTGATGTTAATGGACCATCAAAAGTTTCATTAGATGCATTTGAAATTGATAAAGGATATGATGTTAAATTTACAGCATTTACACCAGGAGATTATTATGCCACAATCAAATATAATGGAGTTCATATTCCAAGTTCTCCTATGAAAATTGTTATTGTTGGGGATGCCGTTTCAAAACATCAGGAACCAGATCAAGCTACTGTTATAATTGATGCTGTTGCTAAAACTCCAAAAGGAAACGTCGCAACTGCTCCTGAATATTCAGGTGATGCCTCAAAAGTTAAAGTATATGGTCCTGGTTTGCAAAAGTTTTTTGCTGGTAGAATATCTAATTTTACTGTTGATACTGCTTTAACTGGtccaaatttattatttgttggTGTATGTACAGCAAAAGGACCATGTGAAGAGGTATCAGTAAAAAATCATGGTAGAGGTcaatatattgttaattataaGATAATGGAGAGACAAAAAGcatttatttacattaaatatGGTGATCAACAAGTTCCTGGATCTCCTTTTAGTGTAGATTTCtaa